From Vreelandella neptunia, the proteins below share one genomic window:
- a CDS encoding addiction module protein, with protein MNTSRLHDLPVEERLHLVEELWDSIAADQSALHLSEAQRYELDRRLEAYELDRDPGRPAEDVVADIRKRL; from the coding sequence ATGAACACATCGAGATTACATGACCTTCCAGTGGAGGAGCGTCTTCACTTGGTCGAAGAGCTCTGGGACAGTATCGCGGCCGACCAAAGTGCGCTTCACCTCTCTGAGGCGCAGCGGTATGAACTAGATCGCCGCTTGGAGGCTTACGAACTCGACCGTGATCCGGGCCGCCCCGCAGAAGATGTTGTCGCAGACATTCGCAAGCGGTTATGA
- the astB gene encoding N-succinylarginine dihydrolase gives MSAADISSVREVNFDGLVGPTHNYSGLAVGNVASMSHGGLVSNPKEGALQGLLKMKSLMDAGYAQGVLPPQQRPDIGALRDLGFSGSNSEVLARAAREAPQLLRAVCSASSMWTANAGTITPSIDASDHRVHFTPANLQSSFHRYLEPQTTGRVLQAIFRDEQHFAHHPVLPATPAFSDEGAANHTRLCGEHGEPGVHLFVYGRQAFGGEREPTRFPARQTLEASQAVARQHGLTEAQTVFAQQHPDAIDAGVFHNDVIAVGNGPVLLYHEMAFLDEEGTLDELRAKMASPLIPVRVPLEAVSMEDAVASYLFNSQLLSNPDGTMTLVVPGECQEREAVWRTIQDHLLAGSNPISEVVVKDVKQSMRNGGGPACLRLRVVLTDEERAALTGRVLLTDALYTDLTAWVNRHYRDRLAPDDLADPQLAEESLTALDELTQLLKIGAVYPFQLG, from the coding sequence ATGAGTGCCGCCGATATCAGTAGCGTCAGGGAAGTCAATTTTGACGGCCTGGTCGGCCCAACCCACAACTACTCTGGGTTGGCCGTGGGCAACGTCGCTTCCATGAGCCACGGCGGCCTGGTCTCCAACCCCAAAGAGGGCGCGCTGCAGGGGCTGCTTAAGATGAAGTCGCTGATGGACGCGGGCTACGCCCAGGGCGTTCTGCCGCCCCAACAGCGCCCGGATATTGGCGCACTGCGCGATTTAGGTTTTAGTGGTAGCAACAGTGAAGTATTGGCCCGCGCCGCTCGTGAGGCCCCACAGTTACTGCGGGCAGTGTGCTCGGCTTCGAGTATGTGGACAGCTAACGCGGGGACTATTACCCCCAGCATCGACGCATCAGATCACCGGGTACACTTCACGCCAGCCAATCTGCAATCCAGCTTTCACCGCTATTTAGAGCCGCAAACCACTGGCCGCGTGCTGCAGGCGATCTTCCGTGACGAACAGCACTTCGCCCACCATCCGGTGCTGCCCGCTACCCCAGCCTTTTCCGATGAAGGTGCGGCCAATCACACCCGTCTATGCGGTGAGCACGGCGAGCCTGGCGTTCATCTATTTGTGTATGGCCGCCAAGCGTTTGGCGGCGAGCGTGAGCCAACACGATTCCCCGCCAGGCAAACCCTGGAAGCCAGTCAGGCTGTAGCCCGCCAGCACGGGCTAACGGAAGCGCAAACCGTATTCGCCCAGCAGCACCCGGACGCCATCGACGCGGGCGTCTTCCATAATGACGTTATTGCGGTGGGCAACGGCCCCGTGCTGCTCTACCACGAAATGGCGTTTCTGGATGAAGAGGGCACGCTGGACGAGCTTCGCGCCAAAATGGCCAGCCCGCTGATACCGGTGCGCGTGCCCTTGGAAGCGGTAAGCATGGAGGATGCGGTAGCCTCGTATCTATTTAATTCGCAGCTGCTCTCCAACCCGGATGGCACCATGACCCTAGTAGTACCCGGCGAATGCCAGGAGCGAGAGGCGGTATGGCGCACTATTCAAGATCACTTACTGGCGGGCAGTAACCCGATTAGCGAAGTGGTCGTCAAAGACGTCAAGCAGAGCATGCGCAACGGCGGCGGCCCCGCCTGCCTGCGCCTGCGCGTGGTGCTAACGGACGAAGAACGTGCAGCGCTCACCGGCCGCGTGCTACTCACCGATGCTTTGTACACTGATCTTACCGCGTGGGTGAATCGCCACTATCGCGACCGGCTGGCCCCGGATGATCTCGCTGACCCACAGCTCGCGGAAGAGTCCCTCACGGCGCTGGATGAGTTAACCCAGTTGTTAAAGATTGGGGCTGTTTACCCGTTTCAGTTAGGGTAG
- the astD gene encoding succinylglutamate-semialdehyde dehydrogenase, which translates to MHAQQQQLINGAWVAGDAEPLSKHDPVSGKSLWQAATASSEQVMAAVKAARGAFPGWARTPFAERQALVERFAEVLKARGEDLAVAIACETGKPLWEARTEAGAMVGKIGLSVKAYNERTGEREKVVGSANAVLRHRPHGVMAVFGPYNFPGHLPNGHMVPALLAGNCVVFKPSDQTPLTADLTLQCWLEAGLPAGVINLVQGGVPVGQALAGNPDIDGLLFTGSAKVGGMLHQQFAGQLDKILALELGGNNPLVVKDIDDERAAVLTILQSAYLSGGQRCTCARRLMVPEGAVGDRLIDALSEAITKLHVAGQFEENPAPFYGGLVSVAAADSLLKAQEELETMGGTVINRMKRLEENTSLLSPALIDVTGLDVPDEEHFGPLLKIHRYRDWDEALELANNTRYGLSAGLIGGDRADWDDFLLRIRAGIVNWNRQTTGASGDAPFGGVGDSGNHRPSAFYAADYCAYPVASMEADSLEMPETLPPGVSL; encoded by the coding sequence ATGCACGCCCAACAGCAGCAACTGATCAATGGCGCCTGGGTCGCAGGCGACGCAGAGCCGTTGAGCAAGCACGATCCCGTTTCTGGCAAGTCGCTATGGCAAGCAGCGACGGCTAGCTCAGAACAGGTTATGGCCGCTGTGAAAGCCGCCCGCGGAGCCTTCCCCGGCTGGGCGCGCACACCCTTTGCCGAGCGCCAGGCGCTTGTCGAGCGTTTTGCCGAGGTGCTGAAAGCACGCGGTGAAGACCTGGCAGTGGCGATTGCTTGTGAAACCGGCAAACCGCTCTGGGAAGCACGTACCGAAGCGGGTGCGATGGTGGGTAAGATCGGGCTCTCTGTTAAGGCGTATAACGAACGCACCGGTGAACGGGAAAAAGTGGTGGGCAGTGCAAATGCGGTGCTGCGCCATCGTCCTCATGGCGTGATGGCGGTGTTTGGCCCTTACAACTTCCCTGGCCACCTGCCCAACGGCCATATGGTGCCTGCGTTATTGGCGGGCAACTGTGTGGTCTTCAAGCCCAGCGACCAAACCCCGCTGACGGCAGATTTAACGCTGCAGTGCTGGCTGGAAGCTGGGCTTCCCGCAGGCGTTATCAATCTGGTGCAGGGCGGTGTGCCGGTGGGCCAAGCGCTGGCAGGTAACCCCGATATTGATGGCCTGCTGTTTACCGGTAGTGCCAAAGTGGGCGGTATGCTGCACCAGCAGTTTGCCGGACAGTTGGATAAAATTCTGGCGCTGGAACTAGGCGGCAATAACCCCCTGGTAGTGAAGGATATCGACGACGAGCGGGCAGCGGTGCTAACCATTCTGCAGTCGGCGTATCTCTCCGGTGGCCAGCGCTGCACCTGCGCGCGGCGATTAATGGTGCCGGAAGGGGCCGTCGGTGATCGCTTGATCGATGCGCTTTCAGAGGCGATCACCAAGCTACACGTGGCAGGGCAGTTCGAGGAAAATCCTGCGCCGTTCTATGGCGGTTTGGTCAGCGTAGCGGCGGCGGATAGCCTGCTGAAAGCCCAAGAAGAGTTGGAAACCATGGGCGGCACGGTGATCAATCGTATGAAGCGCCTGGAAGAGAACACCAGCCTGTTAAGTCCCGCGCTGATTGATGTGACCGGTCTTGATGTGCCGGACGAGGAGCACTTTGGCCCGCTGCTGAAAATCCACCGCTATCGCGATTGGGATGAAGCGCTTGAGCTTGCCAATAACACCCGCTACGGGCTCTCCGCCGGTTTAATCGGCGGCGATCGAGCCGATTGGGACGACTTCCTGCTGCGTATTCGCGCCGGAATCGTCAACTGGAATCGCCAAACCACCGGCGCCTCCGGCGATGCACCTTTTGGTGGTGTGGGTGACAGCGGCAATCACCGTCCCAGTGCTTTTTATGCGGCAGACTACTGCGCCTACCCGGTGGCCTCCATGGAAGCTGACAGCCTGGAGATGCCCGAGACCCTGCCGCCGGGAGTGAGTCTATGA
- the astA gene encoding arginine N-succinyltransferase — MRIRPIARDDLDGLQALAQQAGVGFTSLPDNREFLAGKIEAAASAFEERTPVDDRLYFFVLEDEVSGELAGCCAIEGQVGREVPFYNYRLGTLAHSSVQLDLHRTIDTLFLSSDHTGDAEVCSLFLRPEYRGEANKHLRNGALLSKARWLFIAQFRDRFPDKVLAEMRGVFDENNTSPFWESLGKHFFPMDFSEADRLTGLGQKSFIGELMPKFPIYTTFMAEEARACIGQVHRHTRPALEMLKKEGLRWEGYIDIFDGGPTVEAYIDDVRAIRNSRLCQVEVSAGASEESVSRWLAATTQMLHFTASWVGRGPTDDNTIVLSEQEAKRLGVATGDSLRLLET; from the coding sequence ATGCGCATTCGACCCATTGCCCGTGATGATTTGGATGGGCTTCAGGCGCTTGCGCAGCAGGCAGGGGTTGGTTTTACCTCGCTGCCGGATAACCGCGAGTTTCTAGCCGGTAAGATTGAAGCGGCTGCCAGTGCCTTTGAAGAGCGCACCCCGGTGGATGACCGGCTTTATTTCTTTGTACTAGAGGATGAAGTCAGCGGTGAGCTGGCGGGCTGCTGCGCCATTGAGGGGCAGGTTGGCCGTGAAGTGCCGTTCTACAACTACCGGCTGGGCACGTTGGCCCACTCCTCGGTTCAGCTGGATCTGCACCGCACCATCGATACGCTGTTTTTAAGCTCCGACCATACCGGTGACGCCGAAGTGTGCTCGCTGTTTCTGCGACCGGAATACCGCGGCGAAGCCAACAAACATTTGCGCAACGGCGCGCTGCTCTCCAAAGCACGCTGGCTGTTTATTGCCCAGTTTCGCGACCGTTTCCCCGATAAAGTATTAGCGGAAATGCGCGGTGTGTTCGATGAAAACAACACCAGTCCTTTCTGGGAGAGCCTGGGCAAACACTTCTTCCCTATGGATTTTAGCGAAGCTGACCGCCTAACCGGCCTGGGGCAGAAGAGCTTTATCGGCGAGCTGATGCCCAAGTTCCCTATTTACACCACCTTTATGGCCGAAGAGGCGCGGGCCTGTATTGGTCAGGTGCATCGTCATACCCGCCCGGCGCTGGAGATGCTGAAGAAAGAGGGGCTGCGCTGGGAAGGCTATATCGATATTTTCGACGGTGGCCCCACGGTGGAGGCGTACATTGACGACGTGCGTGCCATTCGCAACTCACGGCTTTGCCAGGTGGAAGTATCTGCCGGGGCAAGCGAAGAGAGCGTCAGCCGCTGGCTGGCCGCCACCACCCAGATGCTGCACTTTACCGCCAGTTGGGTAGGCCGCGGGCCAACTGATGACAACACCATCGTGCTAAGCGAACAAGAAGCGAAGCGCTTAGGCGTTGCCACCGGCGATTCCCTACGGCTACTCGAGACCTAA
- a CDS encoding arginine N-succinyltransferase, which produces MLVVRPVKASDLTALEQLAEHAVPKLTNLPANRERLQERIARSQDAFNGDVEFPENEHYTFVLADDSREEVLGTATIRAQAGANEAYYTYRQETLIHASQQLNVRREVQTLALSHEVSDATLLCAFSLNPRYKGTSAESLLRRARLMFIAQYPERFSRILAVAFPGYLDARNESPFWESVGRHFFARSFQDMNHIAGVRSKSFIAEVMPQFPLYLPLLTPQARAAIGREHPAHEEALEEMLAEGFVRSRHVDIFDAGPIVKAERERLETFCSAAWHPVRIRPEHALPDAEPALVANQKLGEFRCIVARYALSPTGQLMLSAEHAERLGVTEGRAVLAAPLALPSVVDALDEGEM; this is translated from the coding sequence ATGCTGGTAGTTCGACCCGTTAAAGCGTCTGATCTCACGGCGCTTGAGCAATTAGCCGAGCATGCAGTACCTAAGCTTACCAACTTGCCTGCTAACCGTGAGCGGCTTCAGGAGCGCATTGCGCGCTCTCAAGACGCCTTTAATGGTGACGTCGAGTTTCCAGAAAACGAGCACTATACGTTTGTGCTGGCTGACGACTCACGCGAGGAAGTGCTGGGTACCGCCACCATTCGTGCCCAGGCGGGTGCCAATGAGGCCTACTACACCTACCGCCAGGAAACGCTGATTCACGCCTCGCAGCAGTTGAACGTACGTCGCGAGGTGCAGACGCTAGCGCTCTCCCATGAAGTGTCGGACGCTACCCTGCTGTGCGCTTTTTCGCTTAACCCGCGCTATAAAGGCACTAGCGCGGAGAGCCTACTGCGCCGGGCGCGGCTGATGTTTATCGCCCAGTACCCGGAGCGCTTTTCGCGCATTCTGGCGGTGGCGTTTCCCGGCTACCTGGATGCCCGCAATGAGTCACCGTTCTGGGAGAGCGTAGGGCGGCACTTTTTCGCCCGCAGCTTCCAGGATATGAATCATATTGCCGGTGTACGCTCGAAAAGTTTTATCGCCGAAGTCATGCCCCAGTTCCCGCTTTATCTGCCGCTGCTAACGCCTCAGGCGCGGGCGGCGATCGGCCGGGAACACCCAGCCCACGAAGAGGCGCTGGAAGAGATGCTGGCGGAGGGCTTTGTGCGCTCTCGCCATGTGGATATTTTCGACGCCGGGCCGATCGTCAAAGCCGAGCGCGAACGGTTGGAAACCTTCTGCAGTGCTGCCTGGCACCCGGTACGCATTCGCCCTGAACACGCTTTGCCGGATGCTGAACCCGCGCTGGTTGCCAATCAAAAGCTTGGCGAGTTTCGTTGCATCGTCGCTCGCTACGCGCTGTCACCCACGGGCCAGCTGATGCTCTCAGCGGAGCATGCCGAGCGGTTGGGCGTTACGGAAGGGCGAGCGGTGCTCGCCGCGCCGCTAGCGCTCCCCAGCGTGGTAGACGCGCTCGATGAAGGAGAAATGTAA
- a CDS encoding aspartate aminotransferase family protein — protein sequence MSHTPSRQDYDHYMTPNYSPQQVIPVRGEGSRLWDQQGREYIDFAGGIAVNSLGHCHPVLVNALKEQGEKLWHLSNVYTNEPALNLAKALVERTFADKVFLCSSGGEANEAALKLARRWAVDNHGEHKDKIISFYQSFHGRTFFTVSVGGQPKYSQGFGPVPGGILHADYNDLDSVRKLVGDDTCAIMVEPMQGEGGIVPGTQEFLQGLRDLCDEHNALLIFDEVQTGVGRSGELYAYKNYGITPDILTSAKSLGGGFPIGAMLAIDSVAKSLVVGTHGSTYGGNALASAVALAAVEFIDTPEVLEGVKLRHDLFREHLETINRKHGVFKEIRGMGLLIGAQMSDAYEGRAKDILPLAIEEGLMALIAGPNVLRMAPSLVIPEADIAEGMARLERAIERLVAEA from the coding sequence ATGAGCCATACCCCAAGCCGTCAAGATTACGACCACTACATGACGCCCAACTACTCACCGCAGCAGGTTATTCCCGTGCGTGGTGAAGGTAGCCGCTTGTGGGATCAACAGGGGCGTGAATATATCGATTTTGCCGGGGGCATCGCGGTTAACTCTCTTGGCCATTGCCATCCGGTACTGGTCAATGCGCTCAAGGAGCAGGGCGAGAAGCTGTGGCACCTCTCCAACGTATATACCAACGAGCCAGCGCTGAATTTGGCCAAGGCGCTGGTCGAGCGCACCTTCGCCGACAAGGTGTTCTTATGCTCCTCCGGCGGTGAAGCCAACGAAGCTGCGCTTAAGCTTGCTCGCCGCTGGGCGGTGGATAATCACGGTGAGCACAAAGATAAAATCATCTCGTTCTATCAATCATTCCACGGTCGTACCTTCTTCACCGTCAGCGTGGGTGGCCAGCCTAAGTACTCCCAGGGTTTTGGCCCGGTGCCGGGCGGTATTCTCCACGCCGACTACAACGACCTCGATAGTGTGCGTAAGCTGGTCGGCGACGACACCTGCGCGATTATGGTTGAACCCATGCAGGGCGAGGGCGGTATCGTGCCCGGCACGCAAGAATTTCTCCAAGGGCTGCGCGATCTCTGCGACGAGCACAATGCGCTGCTGATTTTTGATGAGGTGCAGACCGGCGTTGGCCGTAGCGGCGAACTCTACGCTTATAAGAACTACGGCATCACGCCGGACATTCTTACCAGCGCCAAATCCCTGGGCGGCGGTTTCCCCATTGGCGCCATGCTGGCAATCGACTCGGTGGCTAAATCGCTGGTTGTTGGCACCCACGGTTCTACTTACGGCGGCAATGCGCTGGCATCAGCCGTTGCCCTGGCGGCGGTTGAGTTTATCGATACCCCCGAGGTACTCGAAGGCGTTAAGCTTCGCCACGATCTGTTCCGCGAACACTTAGAAACCATTAACCGCAAGCACGGCGTGTTTAAAGAGATTCGCGGTATGGGCTTATTGATCGGTGCGCAAATGTCGGATGCCTATGAAGGCCGCGCCAAAGACATTCTGCCGCTGGCGATTGAAGAGGGCTTGATGGCGCTTATTGCCGGGCCGAACGTGCTGCGCATGGCGCCTTCTCTGGTCATTCCTGAAGCCGATATCGCCGAGGGCATGGCGCGCTTAGAGCGTGCGATTGAGCGGTTAGTTGCGGAAGCATGA
- a CDS encoding SDR family NAD(P)-dependent oxidoreductase, which translates to MQIDLSGKHAIITGSTAGIGFAIAQALANAGANVVVTGRTQGRVDDAIAALKNATPNAKVEGVAADLGTVEGCQTLIEKQPSADILINNVGIFAPQDFFDVDDATWQQFFDVNVMSAVRLSRHYAQGMRERDWGRIQFVSSESGINIPSEMVHYGMTKSALLSVSRGLAKVLSGTQVTVNAILPGPTRSEGVLKMIGEMAKKEGISQQEMEERFVKENRPSSIIQRLATPEEVASMSVYAASPQASATTGAALRVEGGIVDTLT; encoded by the coding sequence ATGCAGATTGATCTAAGCGGCAAACACGCCATTATCACGGGTTCGACGGCAGGCATCGGTTTTGCAATTGCTCAAGCACTCGCCAATGCTGGCGCAAACGTGGTCGTGACAGGACGCACCCAGGGGCGAGTTGACGACGCCATCGCCGCGCTTAAAAACGCTACCCCCAATGCCAAGGTGGAAGGCGTGGCGGCTGATCTCGGTACTGTTGAAGGCTGCCAAACGCTGATCGAAAAGCAACCCAGCGCAGATATCCTGATCAATAACGTGGGTATTTTTGCGCCCCAGGACTTTTTCGATGTAGATGACGCTACCTGGCAACAATTTTTTGATGTCAATGTGATGAGCGCCGTACGCCTTTCCCGCCACTACGCTCAGGGCATGCGCGAGCGTGACTGGGGCCGCATACAGTTTGTCTCCAGCGAGTCGGGGATCAACATCCCCAGCGAGATGGTGCATTACGGCATGACCAAATCGGCGCTGCTCTCCGTCTCTCGCGGGCTGGCCAAAGTGCTCAGCGGCACCCAGGTCACCGTAAATGCCATTCTACCTGGGCCGACCCGTTCAGAAGGCGTGCTCAAGATGATTGGGGAAATGGCGAAAAAAGAGGGTATTTCACAACAAGAGATGGAAGAACGCTTTGTTAAAGAAAACAGACCCTCTTCTATTATCCAGCGCTTGGCGACACCCGAAGAGGTCGCGAGCATGAGCGTCTACGCTGCCTCTCCCCAAGCCAGCGCCACCACCGGGGCGGCACTGCGCGTGGAAGGCGGCATTGTGGATACGTTAACCTAA